The Bacteroidota bacterium genome includes a region encoding these proteins:
- a CDS encoding DUF1599 domain-containing protein: MNTAVSKTNIQYDEAVEGCRNIFIKKIKDYGTSWRILRPQSITDQIFIKAQRIRTIEQAGTSKVNEGIEDEFRGIINYAAIALIQLQLTDKDPIQLDADRALELYNEQINLVKSLMEDKNHDYGEAWRDMRIPSFTDLILMKILRVKQIEENDGKTLISEGVASHYMDMINYSIFALIKLKENEK; encoded by the coding sequence ATGAATACAGCAGTGTCGAAAACAAATATACAATATGACGAGGCAGTGGAGGGTTGCCGGAACATTTTCATAAAAAAAATAAAGGATTATGGCACATCGTGGCGCATTTTAAGGCCTCAATCGATAACTGACCAAATTTTTATTAAAGCGCAACGCATCAGAACCATCGAACAAGCGGGTACATCCAAGGTGAATGAAGGGATTGAAGATGAGTTCAGAGGAATTATTAATTATGCGGCCATAGCGTTGATACAATTGCAGCTTACTGACAAGGATCCTATTCAACTTGATGCTGATCGGGCATTGGAATTATATAATGAACAAATCAATTTGGTGAAATCATTAATGGAGGATAAAAACCATGATTATGGAGAAGCCTGGCGCGATATGCGGATCCCGTCTTTTACAGATCTTATTTTGATGAAAATTTTGCGTGTAAAACAAATAGAGGAAAATGATGGTAAAACTTTGATCTCCGAAGGTGTTGCCTCGCATTATATGGATATGATAAACTACTCAATTTTTGCATTAATAAAACTCAAGGAAAATGAAAAATAG
- a CDS encoding DoxX family membrane protein, producing the protein MKNSVLWFCRIFVGGLFIFSGLVKANDPVGFGIKLEEYYDVFAERWSWTSFLFKADWVLDTINLQAVFLTTLEVALGIALLLGLWKNLTAWLLLLLIAFFTWLTGYSAITGSVTDCGCFGDFIPLTPWQSFYKDLVLIFLIIIIFFLRKNIKPILKPVPSFLIFVLVTGFAWWVNSHVLKHDVFFDWRPYAVGNNIPELMVIPPDAEKDVVEMNYNYSNVKSGEKIKLKFLNTELSDKNKMAELTKYSNDKENWKLDTSYTKIKVKGFRPKIIDFAVSDENDNYITDQILNNPDYTIMVVSAHFDKTSDEGWEKIHSVQQNAEKEGLFTFALVAESREAIETFRHEKQMAFPFYTGDGKVCLTIGRTNPNIVLLKNGTVIDKWSWRDLPSFEEIKAEHFKDRPAVELKPVTDEMFVVGENVVPKIISSKEPYNEFFLQDSIGGDVTAVTLNDSSSINMVVINELGQDKLTGDTWKAILTEMKKMDSTGQKYFVVSSGSPDILVLMKKASGLNYSYFVCDKDVLHKIMKENTGIVSIEKGIVVKKVVEGALI; encoded by the coding sequence ATGAAAAATAGTGTTTTGTGGTTTTGCCGGATATTTGTCGGCGGTTTATTTATTTTCTCCGGACTGGTAAAAGCGAACGACCCTGTTGGATTTGGAATTAAACTGGAAGAATATTACGACGTATTTGCAGAACGTTGGTCGTGGACCTCTTTTTTATTTAAAGCAGATTGGGTTTTGGATACCATAAATTTGCAGGCAGTTTTTTTAACCACACTGGAAGTTGCATTAGGTATTGCATTATTATTGGGATTATGGAAAAATCTTACTGCCTGGTTATTATTATTACTTATTGCTTTTTTTACCTGGCTTACAGGATACTCCGCAATTACAGGTTCTGTAACAGATTGTGGTTGTTTTGGTGATTTTATTCCGCTTACTCCATGGCAATCATTTTATAAGGATCTTGTGCTGATCTTTTTGATCATAATTATTTTCTTTCTCCGAAAAAATATTAAACCAATATTAAAACCTGTCCCTTCTTTTTTAATTTTTGTATTGGTTACAGGATTTGCATGGTGGGTTAATTCGCATGTATTAAAACACGATGTATTTTTCGATTGGCGCCCTTATGCTGTAGGAAATAATATTCCGGAATTAATGGTAATTCCCCCCGATGCAGAAAAAGATGTTGTGGAGATGAATTACAATTATTCGAATGTAAAGAGCGGTGAGAAAATTAAATTGAAATTTTTAAACACCGAACTCAGCGATAAAAACAAAATGGCGGAGCTGACAAAATATTCCAATGATAAAGAAAATTGGAAATTGGATACTTCGTATACTAAAATAAAAGTGAAAGGATTTCGACCTAAGATCATTGATTTTGCAGTTTCGGATGAGAACGATAATTATATTACAGATCAGATTCTGAACAATCCTGATTATACTATTATGGTGGTATCGGCACACTTCGATAAAACAAGCGATGAGGGATGGGAAAAAATACACAGCGTTCAACAAAATGCAGAAAAGGAAGGATTATTCACTTTTGCATTGGTTGCGGAGAGCAGAGAGGCTATAGAAACATTCCGTCACGAAAAACAAATGGCATTTCCCTTTTATACCGGTGATGGTAAGGTTTGTTTGACAATAGGAAGAACAAATCCAAACATCGTGCTTTTAAAAAATGGGACTGTGATTGATAAATGGAGCTGGCGCGATCTTCCATCATTTGAGGAAATAAAAGCCGAACATTTTAAAGACAGACCGGCAGTGGAATTAAAACCTGTTACCGATGAAATGTTTGTAGTGGGTGAAAATGTTGTTCCTAAAATTATTAGTTCCAAAGAACCGTATAATGAATTCTTTTTACAGGATAGTATTGGGGGAGATGTAACTGCTGTCACATTAAATGATTCGTCATCCATAAATATGGTGGTGATAAATGAATTGGGGCAAGATAAACTTACCGGCGATACATGGAAAGCGATTCTGACAGAGATGAAAAAGATGGATTCGACCGGACAAAAATATTTTGTAGTGAGCTCCGGGTCACCTGATATTCTAGTTTTGATGAAAAAGGCATCCGGATTAAATTACAGTTATTTTGTTTGTGATAAAGATGTTTTACATAAGATCATGAAAGAAAATACCGGTATAGTTTCTATTGAAAAAGGAATTGTAGTTAAAAAGGTAGTGGAAGGTGCTTTGATATAA
- a CDS encoding ABC transporter permease, which translates to MIKFIFKRLLYGLFVLLGVVIVVFLLFQLTRINPERQIAGEKADKQTIENIKRELGLDLPVGQQLLVYLNDISPLSFHNNTNSESRYFLNKDKYEYGKILSIGSTSFVIKKPFLSRSYTSKRRVSEILSERIPNTLVLALTAMIFATVIGIVFGVAAAIKPNSLLDRFCTAVSVLGISFPSFFVGIILQLVFAYLLVSITGLNMTGDLYVTDGYTGEKYLELKNLILPAFALGIRPIAVITQLTRSAMIDVMHNDYIRTARAKGLNENTILFKHALKNALNPVVTSVSGWLASLLTGAFFIEAIFNYNGIGYETVNALKTFDYPVAMGAILYTAVIFVAISILADILYSVIDPRIRIS; encoded by the coding sequence TTGATAAAATTTATTTTCAAACGTCTTCTTTACGGATTATTTGTTTTGCTCGGAGTGGTGATAGTGGTTTTTTTATTATTTCAACTGACTCGTATCAATCCGGAACGGCAGATAGCAGGTGAAAAAGCAGACAAACAGACCATCGAAAATATTAAAAGGGAGTTGGGTTTAGATCTGCCTGTGGGCCAACAATTACTCGTTTATCTCAACGATATTTCTCCATTGAGTTTTCACAATAATACCAACAGCGAATCCAGATATTTTTTAAATAAGGATAAATATGAATACGGAAAAATATTGTCTATTGGTTCCACTTCCTTTGTAATTAAAAAACCTTTTCTCAGTCGCTCCTATACAAGCAAAAGAAGGGTGAGTGAAATTTTATCTGAACGCATTCCGAATACTTTGGTTCTTGCGTTAACGGCAATGATATTTGCGACAGTTATCGGAATTGTTTTTGGCGTGGCAGCAGCTATAAAACCAAATTCGCTGCTCGACAGATTTTGCACTGCGGTAAGTGTTTTGGGAATTTCTTTTCCTTCCTTTTTTGTGGGAATTATACTCCAATTAGTATTTGCATATTTACTGGTTTCCATAACCGGATTAAACATGACAGGTGATCTTTACGTAACGGATGGTTACACCGGAGAAAAATATCTTGAACTTAAAAACCTCATACTTCCGGCCTTTGCTTTGGGAATTCGCCCAATTGCCGTTATTACACAACTTACAAGAAGCGCCATGATCGATGTGATGCATAATGATTATATCCGCACCGCCAGAGCAAAGGGATTAAATGAAAATACCATACTTTTTAAACACGCATTAAAAAATGCATTAAATCCTGTGGTTACCTCTGTATCCGGTTGGCTCGCGAGTTTACTTACGGGTGCATTTTTTATTGAAGCAATATTTAATTACAACGGAATTGGATATGAAACGGTAAATGCCTTAAAAACTTTTGATTATCCTGTTGCCATGGGTGCAATTTTATATACCGCTGTTATTTTTGTGGCAATTAGTATTTTAGCAGATATTTTATATTCGGTTATTGATCCGCGTATTCGAATTTCTTAA
- a CDS encoding AAA family ATPase — MRIYLLGFMGSGKSTFGKKLSEKLDYTLMDIDQMMEVLEKKSVSEIFKEKGEEYFRRLEADILHSSVLHKNAVISCGGGTPCYFDNMDWMNERGLTIYLNMPPEILYGRLKERKAKRPLIANLTDPELKDYIFQKLSEREIYYLRSKLIMDVSVMEVKDRIELVKMRMLTEP, encoded by the coding sequence ATGAGAATATATCTTTTGGGTTTTATGGGCTCCGGTAAATCAACTTTTGGAAAAAAACTTTCTGAGAAGTTGGATTATACACTCATGGATATTGATCAGATGATGGAAGTTTTGGAAAAGAAATCGGTGTCAGAAATATTTAAGGAAAAAGGGGAGGAGTATTTCCGTCGATTGGAAGCCGATATTTTACATTCTTCGGTTTTGCATAAAAATGCAGTTATTTCCTGCGGTGGAGGAACTCCCTGTTATTTCGACAATATGGATTGGATGAATGAAAGAGGATTAACCATTTATCTCAACATGCCACCCGAAATATTATATGGCAGATTAAAAGAGAGAAAAGCAAAAAGACCTTTAATAGCAAACCTTACCGATCCCGAATTAAAGGATTATATTTTTCAAAAATTATCAGAACGCGAAATATATTATCTGCGCTCTAAACTCATCATGGATGTTTCTGTTATGGAAGTAAAAGACAGAATAGAATTAGTAAAAATGAGGATGTTGACCGAACCTTAA
- a CDS encoding phosphoribosyltransferase, whose amino-acid sequence MEQTLTKIVSAEKINQKIKRIAYEIAEDNYEETEIVIAGICKATEGYTFAELLYNELKKIVSTKLLLTHIELDKNDPGNSAVELNLTEEEIDNKVIIVVDDVANTGRTLLYAIKPLLSFSPKKIRNAVLVERKHKLFPVSPDYVGLSLSTTIHEHIKVILSDAENSGIYLS is encoded by the coding sequence ATGGAGCAAACATTAACAAAAATTGTTTCTGCAGAAAAAATAAATCAAAAGATCAAACGCATTGCGTACGAAATTGCAGAGGATAATTATGAGGAAACAGAAATTGTAATTGCCGGTATTTGTAAGGCAACCGAAGGTTATACTTTTGCCGAATTATTATATAACGAATTAAAGAAGATCGTAAGCACCAAACTTTTATTAACGCATATCGAATTAGATAAAAACGACCCCGGCAACAGTGCTGTGGAATTAAATCTCACCGAAGAGGAAATAGATAACAAGGTAATTATTGTGGTGGATGATGTTGCGAATACCGGAAGAACATTATTGTATGCAATAAAACCTCTATTGAGTTTTTCGCCCAAAAAGATCCGCAATGCAGTGTTAGTGGAACGCAAACACAAATTGTTTCCTGTGAGTCCCGATTATGTAGGATTGTCGTTGAGCACTACCATTCACGAACATATTAAGGTGATTTTAAGCGATGCGGAAAATAGTGGGATATATTTATCTTAA